A section of the Candidatus Latescibacterota bacterium genome encodes:
- the lnt gene encoding apolipoprotein N-acyltransferase has protein sequence MRLRLAAAGIVAALLYRYALPPEALNALGWLALLPLFAAVERWAPCGRVAGRWLGLPFGLVFGFATFHWLTALSPAADMTQPWLLWPGLVFFVLYLSLYPWLFFRVYAGLRRRSPWALLLAPPLWTSLEWLRGSGVLAFSWVHLSQTQAVGGLLAPAGWVGGLGLGFLMVGAQAGAAALLVGRGAARRVGAGLLGGAALVLALACIPSQRAGDATVTVAALQGNVALADKWDPRFRMENLRIYHELGEQAVERGASLLVWPETAFPVSLFYDRHAERALRRTALELGADLITGYQGLSPRGEGGYAYRNAAVLVAANGALEGAYSKVKLLPFGEEIPLADLLAPGLDIDLGQSNFTPGPGVRVLEGGALRCGIFICYEMGFAASARRAAADGAELLVNISNDGWFATRLALELHAALSPMRAAENGLPVLRCGNNGVTEILDARGHLLGRLATDTRDLLVATLPRPARASFYARHGGWATPLAWGLYSLVSLLSYWRKKSGTATVSATGGARFDHSAS, from the coding sequence GCGGGGATCGTCGCCGCCCTGCTCTACCGCTATGCCCTGCCGCCCGAGGCGCTGAACGCGCTGGGCTGGCTCGCGCTCCTACCGCTCTTCGCCGCGGTGGAGCGCTGGGCGCCCTGCGGCCGTGTGGCGGGGCGCTGGCTCGGCCTGCCCTTCGGCCTCGTCTTCGGCTTCGCCACCTTCCACTGGCTCACGGCGCTGTCGCCCGCCGCCGACATGACCCAGCCCTGGCTGCTCTGGCCGGGCCTCGTCTTCTTCGTGCTGTATCTGAGCCTCTACCCCTGGCTCTTCTTTCGCGTCTATGCGGGACTGCGCCGCAGAAGTCCGTGGGCGCTGCTCCTCGCTCCGCCGCTGTGGACGTCCCTCGAGTGGCTGCGCGGCAGCGGCGTGCTCGCCTTCAGCTGGGTGCACCTGTCGCAGACCCAGGCCGTGGGCGGTCTGCTCGCGCCGGCGGGCTGGGTGGGCGGACTCGGCCTCGGCTTTCTGATGGTGGGCGCGCAGGCCGGCGCGGCCGCACTCCTCGTCGGTCGCGGAGCGGCGCGGCGCGTGGGCGCGGGCCTTCTCGGCGGCGCCGCCCTCGTGCTGGCGCTCGCCTGCATCCCCAGTCAGCGGGCCGGCGACGCGACGGTCACCGTGGCCGCCCTGCAGGGCAATGTCGCGCTGGCCGACAAGTGGGACCCCCGCTTCCGGATGGAGAACCTGCGCATCTACCACGAGCTCGGCGAGCAGGCCGTGGAGCGCGGCGCGAGTCTGCTGGTTTGGCCCGAGACGGCCTTTCCCGTCAGCCTCTTCTACGATCGGCACGCCGAGCGGGCGCTGCGGAGGACGGCGCTGGAGCTGGGGGCGGATCTCATCACCGGGTATCAGGGGCTCTCGCCGCGGGGCGAGGGCGGCTACGCCTATCGCAACGCCGCCGTCCTGGTGGCGGCGAACGGGGCGCTCGAGGGGGCCTACAGCAAGGTGAAGCTGCTGCCCTTCGGCGAGGAGATTCCGCTGGCCGACCTGCTCGCGCCGGGGCTCGACATCGACCTGGGCCAGAGCAACTTCACGCCGGGGCCCGGCGTGCGCGTGCTGGAGGGCGGCGCGCTGCGCTGCGGCATCTTCATCTGCTACGAGATGGGCTTCGCCGCCAGCGCGCGCCGCGCGGCGGCCGACGGCGCCGAGCTGCTGGTGAACATCAGCAACGACGGCTGGTTCGCCACGCGCCTCGCCCTCGAGCTGCACGCGGCGCTGTCGCCCATGCGTGCGGCCGAGAACGGCCTGCCGGTGCTGCGCTGCGGAAACAACGGCGTGACGGAGATCCTCGACGCCCGCGGCCACCTGCTGGGCCGGCTGGCCACCGACACGCGCGACCTGCTCGTGGCGACGCTCCCGCGCCCCGCGCGCGCCAGCTTCTACGCGCGCCACGGCGGCTGGGCCACGCCGCTGGCCTGGGGGCTCTACTCGCTGGTGTCGCTGCTGTCGTACTGGCGGAAGAAGTCGGGGACGGCCACGGTCTCGGCCACGGGCGGCGCGAGGTTCGACCACAGCGCGTCGTAG
- a CDS encoding 50S ribosomal protein L11 methyltransferase encodes MIWQRRQLRVGPALADFLEERLLIAGWESLSVEREPGAAEALLSIYAETADALPGPEQLSRWLAEALDAGLAEAGAPLRWEEGSVAEEDWDAAFRAHFSRRTVAPGVEILPSWERDARPPAPVAPGAPLGLVIEPGQAFGTGEHPTTGLCLELLREWMAARGHAAPRALDVGSGTGVLSIAARLWGAGACRGYDVDGACIVNSYLNADLNGLAGALDFVWGEPAGLEAGAWELLLCNLFLAPILRLLPRLDAALAPGAGALLSGFLVEQAPRIAEAAAARGWRLEAERERDGWVAQRWAKPGL; translated from the coding sequence GTGATCTGGCAGCGACGTCAACTGCGCGTCGGACCCGCCCTCGCCGACTTCCTCGAGGAGCGTCTGCTGATCGCGGGCTGGGAGAGCCTCAGCGTCGAGCGCGAGCCGGGCGCCGCGGAGGCGCTGCTCTCGATCTACGCGGAGACGGCCGACGCCCTGCCCGGTCCCGAGCAGCTCTCGCGCTGGCTGGCCGAGGCCCTCGACGCGGGCCTCGCCGAGGCGGGCGCGCCCTTGCGCTGGGAGGAGGGCAGCGTCGCGGAGGAGGACTGGGACGCCGCCTTCCGCGCGCACTTCTCGCGGCGCACGGTGGCGCCGGGGGTGGAGATCCTGCCGAGCTGGGAGCGTGACGCCAGGCCGCCGGCCCCGGTCGCCCCCGGAGCGCCGCTGGGGCTCGTGATCGAGCCGGGACAGGCCTTCGGCACGGGCGAGCATCCCACCACCGGGCTCTGCCTCGAACTGCTGCGCGAGTGGATGGCCGCCCGCGGCCACGCCGCGCCGCGCGCGCTCGACGTGGGCAGCGGCACCGGCGTGCTCTCCATCGCCGCGCGGCTCTGGGGCGCGGGCGCCTGCCGCGGCTACGACGTGGACGGCGCCTGCATCGTCAACAGCTACCTCAACGCCGACCTGAACGGGCTGGCCGGCGCGCTGGACTTCGTCTGGGGCGAGCCGGCGGGGCTCGAGGCCGGCGCGTGGGAGCTGCTGCTCTGCAACCTCTTCCTCGCGCCCATCCTGCGCCTCTTGCCGCGGCTGGATGCCGCGCTGGCCCCGGGCGCCGGCGCCCTGCTCTCGGGCTTTCTCGTCGAGCAGGCGCCGCGCATCGCCGAGGCCGCCGCCGCCCGCGGCTGGCGCCTGGAGGCCGAGCGCGAGCGGGACGGCTGGGTGGCCCAGCGCTGGGCCAAGCCCGGCCTCTGA
- a CDS encoding M23 family metallopeptidase → MLRLRPALWPAILLFALSACREGAAPDATVATVDAETALAAAVDAPPLYPDRFAPAGRSETLRFGRGDTLDGLLRRAEIAPEQRAALCRAVAAVFDLGSFREGREIVLRWDRSGGLLGLDYALDYVSDLCAWRRGDGFAAERFTAALDWEPRVVTASATPSFYESLTSQGEDGDLATRVADLFAGEVDFFFDLRPDDRMEILVETASRPDRAGARTRVLAAWMRVDGERRGAYLFPDEDGVRHYYHADGGSLERQFMRAPLNYTRISSGFSHNRLHPVLGVHRPHLGVDYAAPVGTPVMATADGTVVRRGRGGGEGRFVTLRHPGRIETTYMHLSSFAKGTAVGQRVKKGQVVGRVGSSGLSTGPHLDYRIKVDGRYVDARNFRSRPAAPLEEARKTVFAEQVARYDALWSNLAPPVAETVAVPDFFRQYDSSDTSE, encoded by the coding sequence GTGCTTCGACTGCGGCCGGCGCTGTGGCCGGCCATCCTGCTGTTCGCGCTGAGCGCCTGCCGAGAGGGCGCCGCGCCTGACGCCACCGTCGCGACCGTCGACGCGGAAACCGCCCTGGCGGCCGCCGTCGACGCCCCCCCGCTCTACCCCGACCGCTTCGCGCCCGCAGGCCGCAGCGAGACGCTGCGCTTCGGCCGTGGGGACACCCTCGACGGCCTGCTGCGTCGCGCCGAGATCGCCCCCGAACAGCGCGCGGCGCTCTGCCGCGCCGTGGCCGCGGTCTTCGATCTGGGGAGCTTCCGCGAAGGCCGCGAGATCGTCCTGCGCTGGGATCGCAGCGGCGGCCTGCTCGGCCTCGACTACGCGCTGGACTACGTGAGCGATCTCTGCGCCTGGCGCCGCGGCGACGGCTTCGCCGCCGAGCGCTTCACGGCCGCGCTGGACTGGGAGCCGCGCGTGGTCACCGCCAGCGCCACGCCGTCCTTCTACGAGTCCCTCACGTCCCAGGGCGAGGACGGCGATCTGGCCACCCGCGTGGCCGACCTCTTCGCCGGCGAGGTGGACTTCTTCTTCGACCTGCGCCCCGACGATCGCATGGAGATCCTGGTGGAGACGGCCAGCCGCCCCGACCGCGCCGGCGCGCGCACGCGCGTGCTCGCCGCCTGGATGCGCGTGGACGGCGAGCGCCGCGGCGCCTATCTCTTCCCGGACGAAGACGGCGTCCGCCACTACTACCACGCCGACGGCGGCTCCCTGGAGCGGCAGTTCATGCGCGCGCCGCTCAACTACACGCGCATCAGCTCGGGCTTCTCCCACAATCGCCTGCATCCGGTGCTGGGCGTGCACCGCCCCCACCTGGGCGTGGACTACGCCGCGCCCGTGGGCACGCCGGTCATGGCCACCGCCGACGGCACCGTCGTCCGCCGCGGCCGCGGCGGCGGGGAGGGACGCTTCGTCACGCTGCGCCATCCCGGTCGCATCGAGACCACCTACATGCACCTGTCCAGCTTCGCCAAGGGGACCGCGGTGGGGCAGCGCGTGAAGAAGGGTCAGGTCGTCGGCCGCGTGGGCAGCAGCGGGCTGTCCACGGGACCGCATCTCGACTACCGGATCAAGGTGGACGGGCGCTACGTCGACGCGCGCAACTTCCGCTCGCGCCCGGCGGCGCCGCTCGAGGAGGCGCGCAAGACGGTCTTCGCGGAGCAGGTGGCCCGCTACGACGCGCTGTGGTCGAACCTCGCGCCGCCCGTGGCCGAGACCGTGGCCGTCCCCGACTTCTTCCGCCAGTACGACAGCAGCGACACCAGCGAGTAG